The nucleotide sequence GTGACGCTCTACCACGGGGTGACGCTGGGCGGCACCTCCTGGACCAAGGGCAAGCGGCACCCGACGCTGAAGGACGGCGTGCTGGTCGGGGCCGGCGCCAAGATCCTGGGGCCGATCACCGTCGGGGCCAATGCCCGCGTCGGCGCCAACTCCGTCGTCACCAAGAGCGTGCCGGAGGGCATGACGGTGGTCGGCATCCCCGGCCGCGTCGTCCGGCCGGAGGCGCAGCGCAGCCTGTCGGCCCATGGCATCGACCTGGAACACCATCTGATGCCCGACCCGGTCGGCAAGGCCATCGCCTGCCTGATCGAGCACATCAACCGGATCGAGGCGCGGCTGGAGGCCCGCACGGCGGCCGAGGCGGCAACGCTGCCGGTCGCCGGTGCGACGGCGTCCGACCTCCGCTTCGACGGCATCGCCTGCCGGTCCTGCGGCGACCTGTGCGACCAGGACGTCCACGGCCCCGCCCCTTCCCCCCGCCCGCAAGCCTGAGGAGCCCGACATGAGCTTCACCGATGATCTCGACGAGCTGGAGACGGCCGAGGACTTCCTGCGCTACTTCACCGTCGCCTTCGACCAGCGGGTGGTCAACGTGAACCGCCTGCACATCCTGCAGCGCTTCCACGACTATCTGGCGGCCGACACCGGGCTGGAGGGGCTGGACGACGAGGGGACGGCCGCCCGCTATCGCGCCCACCTGGAGCGCGCCTACCACGACTTCGTCGTCTCCAGCGCCATCGCCGAGAAGACCTTCAAGGTCCACAAGGAGGAGGCGCGCAAGATGGCCGACCGCTTCGTCCCGCTGGACAGCCTGCTGGGCTCCCCGGTCTGAGGCAAGGCACGACGACACCCCGTCGCCGCGGCGTCATCGCCGCAGCGCCGGGGATGCGCCGTCCGTGCCCTCCCTCAGTGGATCTTCCGCTCGTTCCCGTGGTCGCGGCGGTAGACGTGGACGAAGTAGGCGGCCATCGGGTTGTCGTCGAGGTAGGAGATCAGCCGCTGCTCGGTCCCCGGGCTGGCGTTGCGGATCAGCACCTGCCAGACCGGCTCCATCCTCTTGCGCCTGGTCTCGGCATGCGGAAGCATGATGAAGCCGCCCCACTCCGGGTCGAAGTCCGCCAGATAGCTCCTGGCATAGTGCTTCATCATCTCGCCGTCGTTGACGTTGACGGACTCCTTGTTTTCGAAGCAGACGCGCAGATCCATGATCGTCCTCCCGGCTTTGCGGGGCGATGGGCCCCGTCCATGGTGAAGAACAAGCCTCGCGAAGAACAGTCCTGCTCCTTCAGATGGGGGGCGGCATAGCAGCTCCGCAAGGAGGCATAGGCCGCCCCGGCCGTTGGTGGTAGGCGGCGATTTCTTCTTGGTCAGCCCCTGCGGCGACCTCCTAGAATTGCCGCGATCGCGAACCGCACCGGACCTGATGGATGAGCAGCCCCGACCGCATGTTCCGCATCCTGATCGTCGAGGATGAAGGCCTCGCCGCCATGGCGCTGGAGGAGGTGCTGACCCTGCTTGGCCATCAGGTCTGCGGCGTGGTCGACAATGCCGACGATGCGGTCGCCGCCGCCGGGCGGGAGCGGCCGGATCTGGCGCTGATGGACATCCGCATCCACGGGCCGCGGGACGGCATCGAGGCGGCGGCCGAGATCCGCCGGCTCCACGGCATCCGGTCGATCTTCATGTCGGCCTTCGCCGATCCGGCGACCCGGCGCCGCGCCGAGGACTGCCAGCCCTTCGCCTTCGTCAGAAAGCCCTATGTCCCCGACCAGCTCGAACAGGCGCTGGACGAGGCCCGCCGGCAGATCGGCGGCGGCCGGGGGGACCAAGAAAAAAGCCCCTCGTGAGAGGGGCTTGAAGTCTTTGGCGGATAGGAGAGGGAGCGCTGGCGGCGAGCCGGCAGGTCCGCCGCGTTTCGTGCGCGCTCCTCACCCGAACTTATAACTAATGCCGTAGCCGCCCCTTGGATAGTCCCACTGAATATTTTCCTTGTCCTGGCAGACCACCCGGCAGGTGCCGCATTCCAGGCAGCCGTCGGTGATCAGCGTGACCGACCCGGCCTCGTTCCGGGAATAGCAGGCCGCCGGGCAGCAGTAGGTGCAGGCCTGGCTGGTGCAGGACGTGCAGCTCTCGGCATCCTTGATCCGGATGTGCGGCCGGCTTTCGTCGACGATGTAGCGGTTCTGGTAAAGCTTGTCCTCGACCTTGACCATCATGTTCATCGCACGGCCCTCACCAGCTTGAGCGCATCACCGACCAGACCGAACACCGACCGCTTCTTCACGAAGGAAGCCATGATCTCCTTCTCCTTCGTCTTCTTGTCGACGCTGTCCACGGTGAACCAGTTGTGGGCGGCGGCGGTGATGACGTCGGGATAGGCGCCGAAGAACTGCTTGTTGTTGTGCATGATGCCGGGCAGCTCCCGGTACTTCTTCAGGTCCTTCATGACGAAGCTGGCGTCCATCTTGCGCTTGTACTCCGCAAGGTTGGCGGCGGTCGGCGCCAGTCCGGACTGCTTCAGCTCGATCACCGTCTCGGCGGCCATGCGGCCCGACGCCATGGCGAGGTTGGAGCCCTCGCGGTGCGCCGCGTTGTTCAGGTGGGCGGCGTCGCCCACCACCATCCAGCCGTCGCCGTAGAGCTGCGGCACCGCCTTGTAGCCGCCCTCGGGGATCATGTGGGCGGCATACTCCTTCATCTCCGCCCCCTCGATCAGCGGCTTGATGACCGGGTGGCGCTTCAGGTCCTCCAGCATCTTGTAGGGCGGGCAGTTGCCGGCCTTGAAGTCGGAGATCAGGCAGCCGATGCCGATCGTCAGCGACTCCTTGTTGGTGTAGAGGAAGGCGGTGCCGACCATCCCCTTGGTCACCTTGCCCATGATCTCGATGACGACGCCCTCGTCGTCCTTCAGGCCGAAGCGCTGCTGGATCAGCTCGGGATCGATGAACAGGATCTCCTTCACCGCCAGCGCCACGTTCTCCGGCGCCGCCTCCTGCTGGAAGCCGGTGCGCTTGGCGAGCAGCGCGTTCACCCCGTCGGCCATGATCACGACGTCGGCGTGGATCTCGCCGCCCTCGCGGTCGGTGCGCACGCCGATCACCTTGCCCGCGCCGTCGCGGATCAGCTCCGTCACCGTGGTCTCGCAGATCTGCAGCCCGCCGGCGGCGCGGATCTTCTCCGAGAACCACTTGTCGATGTTGGCGCGGATGATGGTGTAGCGGTTCGGCCTGTCGGTGTTGAAGGCGTCGGACCGGTAGTTCGTCCCGATGTAGTTGTCGTCGCCCAGCAGCCAGACGCGCTGCTCGATGATGTGCCGCTCGGTCGGGCAGTCGTCGCGGAAGTCCGGGATGATCTTCTCCAGCTCCGCGGCGTACATGATGCCGCCCTGCACGTTCTTGGCGCCGGGATACTCGCCGCGCTCCAGTTGCAGGACGTTCAGCCCGGCCTTGGCGAGGGTGTAGGTGGCGGCGTTGCCGGACGGGCCGGCACCGATGACGATGGCGTCGAACTTTTCGACCATGTCGGAAGGCTCCTTTGTCGTCCGGGAATTCAGCCGGCCAGCCGGTTGACCGACAGGCGCCGCGAGAAGGCGTCGGTCAGGGCCGGCAGGATGGTCAGCGCGTCGCCGACCAGCCCGAGATGGGCGAAGTCGAAGATCGGCGCGTTGGGATCGCTGTTGATCGCCAGGATCAGGTCCGACTTCTCCATGCCGACCCGATGCTGGATGGCGCCGGAGATGCCGGCGGCGATGTAGAGCTTGGGCCGCACCGTCTTGCCGGTCTGGCCGACCTGCCGGTCGTTGGTCGCCCAGCCGGCCTGGACCAGCGGGCGGGTCACCCCGACCTCCGCCCCCAGCACGGCGGCGAGGTCGAAGGCCAGCTTCAGGTTCTCCGGCTTGCCCAGCCCCTTGCCGGCGGCGACGATGATGTCGGCGAAGGCAAGCTGCGCCTCGGTCTGCTCGCGGTCGGGATGAAGCTCAGCACCTTGGTGACGACGTCGTCCTCGACCAGGGCCGGCTTCACCTCGACGACGCGGCCGGTGCGGCTGTCGTCCCGCTCGGGCATCGACATGACGCGCGGGCGGACGGTCGCCATCTGCGGCCGGTAGGCCAGCGTCTGGATGGTGCAGAGCAGCGTGCCGCCGAAGGTCGGCCGGGTGGCCGCCAGCGACCGGTTCTCCATGTAGATGTCCAGCTCGGTGCAGTCGGCGGTCAGGCCGGTCGCCAGCGTGGTGGCGATGGCGCCCGCCAGGTCGCGGCCCAGCGTGGTGGCGCCCAGCAGCACGATCTCCGGCTTGAAGCTGTTGACCACGTCGGTCATCACCCGGCAGTACGGGTCGGTGCGGTAGTCGGCCAGCACCGGATCCGTCACCTTGTAGACGACGTCGGCGCCGAAGCCGATCGC is from Azospirillum thermophilum and encodes:
- a CDS encoding FAD-dependent monooxygenase; protein product: MVEKFDAIVIGAGPSGNAATYTLAKAGLNVLQLERGEYPGAKNVQGGIMYAAELEKIIPDFRDDCPTERHIIEQRVWLLGDDNYIGTNYRSDAFNTDRPNRYTIIRANIDKWFSEKIRAAGGLQICETTVTELIRDGAGKVIGVRTDREGGEIHADVVIMADGVNALLAKRTGFQQEAAPENVALAVKEILFIDPELIQQRFGLKDDEGVVIEIMGKVTKGMVGTAFLYTNKESLTIGIGCLISDFKAGNCPPYKMLEDLKRHPVIKPLIEGAEMKEYAAHMIPEGGYKAVPQLYGDGWMVVGDAAHLNNAAHREGSNLAMASGRMAAETVIELKQSGLAPTAANLAEYKRKMDASFVMKDLKKYRELPGIMHNNKQFFGAYPDVITAAAHNWFTVDSVDKKTKEKEIMASFVKKRSVFGLVGDALKLVRAVR
- a CDS encoding electron transfer flavoprotein subunit alpha/FixB family protein, which translates into the protein MIVAAGKGLGKPENLKLAFDLAAVLGAEVGVTRPLVQAGWATNDRQVGQTGKTVRPKLYIAAGISGAIQHRVGMEKSDLILAINSDPNAPIFDFAHLGLVGDALTILPALTDAFSRRLSVNRLAG
- a CDS encoding ferredoxin family protein: MNMMVKVEDKLYQNRYIVDESRPHIRIKDAESCTSCTSQACTYCCPAACYSRNEAGSVTLITDGCLECGTCRVVCQDKENIQWDYPRGGYGISYKFG
- the nifW gene encoding nitrogenase-stabilizing/protective protein NifW produces the protein MSFTDDLDELETAEDFLRYFTVAFDQRVVNVNRLHILQRFHDYLAADTGLEGLDDEGTAARYRAHLERAYHDFVVSSAIAEKTFKVHKEEARKMADRFVPLDSLLGSPV
- a CDS encoding electron transfer flavoprotein subunit alpha/FixB family protein yields the protein MSEPSKPQGRKFQLPEHLKAYTGVWVIVEQERGAVHSVSWELLGEARKLADKLGVEVGAVVLGADTPELALICAEAIGFGADVVYKVTDPVLADYRTDPYCRVMTDVVNSFKPEIVLLGATTLGRDLAGAIATTLATGLTADCTELDIYMENRSLAATRPTFGGTLLCTIQTLAYRPQMATVRPRVMSMPERDDSRTGRVVEVKPALVEDDVVTKVLSFIPTASRPRRSLPSPTSSSPPARGWASRRT
- a CDS encoding response regulator, producing the protein MSSPDRMFRILIVEDEGLAAMALEEVLTLLGHQVCGVVDNADDAVAAAGRERPDLALMDIRIHGPRDGIEAAAEIRRLHGIRSIFMSAFADPATRRRAEDCQPFAFVRKPYVPDQLEQALDEARRQIGGGRGDQEKSPS
- the cysE gene encoding serine O-acetyltransferase; translation: MAALDASPDRSSEEPAMTAPGILTLLREDAACVFDRDPAARSLVDVLTCYPGFHALVAHRVAHAAWRRGLRWPARFLSYLARAVTNIDIHPGATIGRRFFIDHGAGVVIGETAEVGDDVTLYHGVTLGGTSWTKGKRHPTLKDGVLVGAGAKILGPITVGANARVGANSVVTKSVPEGMTVVGIPGRVVRPEAQRSLSAHGIDLEHHLMPDPVGKAIACLIEHINRIEARLEARTAAEAATLPVAGATASDLRFDGIACRSCGDLCDQDVHGPAPSPRPQA